One region of Thermosipho affectus genomic DNA includes:
- a CDS encoding cytochrome b5 domain-containing protein, giving the protein MRVFTKKDLLKYNGKNGRPAYIAYEGLVYNVTESFLWKDGNHQALHKAGQDLTEALKSAPHGKEFLKKFPVVGILKE; this is encoded by the coding sequence ATGAGAGTTTTTACAAAAAAAGATCTTTTAAAATATAATGGAAAGAACGGTCGCCCTGCTTATATAGCTTACGAAGGTCTCGTTTACAACGTTACGGAAAGCTTTTTGTGGAAAGATGGAAACCATCAGGCACTTCACAAAGCAGGACAGGACCTAACAGAAGCTTTAAAAAGTGCTCCTCACGGAAAAGAGTTTTTGAAAAAATTTCCAGTTGTTGGTATTTTGAAGGAATGA
- a CDS encoding type II toxin-antitoxin system antitoxin SocA domain-containing protein, which yields MKCPKCGAELKKRRGKEKRLFKGKEVEVSYDVFVCPQCKSSFIDFSSIEKAWRDIWNKYEKGNNIPSPDILRRARENLKLTGEELAKIIGRTKSLISKLENGTRRLTEPLLKLYLDYIIPGGENFAQLVNEALIEGRITKEERDEFLKRIALSNNTIDVIFEQEILSEHGNIPSDLNGYTVFDGEKFCSVVSRIMSIKKTLDIMKLFKLIFYIDAVSYTMIDKSITGLRYKSNKYGPTPYNYDLILTYLKKKGVVSEHPDKEYCLNYCENYKSIKNLSKEEDMIIDLVLKEYGNLSSKKLSELTHKEKCWKETERGKIIRFKQDMIHKKISVRY from the coding sequence ATGAAATGTCCGAAATGTGGAGCAGAATTGAAAAAAAGAAGAGGAAAAGAAAAGCGATTGTTTAAAGGAAAAGAAGTAGAAGTTTCCTATGATGTTTTTGTTTGTCCCCAATGTAAGTCAAGTTTTATAGATTTCTCTTCAATAGAAAAAGCATGGAGAGATATATGGAATAAATATGAAAAAGGAAACAATATACCTTCTCCGGATATTTTACGCAGGGCTCGGGAAAATCTTAAATTAACAGGAGAAGAGCTTGCAAAAATAATAGGAAGAACAAAATCATTAATTTCAAAGCTCGAAAATGGGACCCGAAGATTGACTGAGCCATTGCTTAAATTGTATTTAGATTACATAATTCCAGGCGGGGAAAATTTTGCACAGCTTGTTAATGAAGCTTTAATTGAAGGAAGGATTACAAAAGAAGAAAGAGATGAATTTTTAAAAAGGATTGCTTTGTCAAATAACACAATCGATGTAATATTTGAACAAGAAATTTTATCAGAACATGGAAATATTCCTTCGGATTTGAATGGATATACAGTATTTGATGGAGAAAAATTTTGTAGTGTTGTATCAAGAATAATGTCCATTAAAAAAACCTTAGATATTATGAAGTTATTCAAATTAATTTTTTATATAGATGCAGTATCTTATACGATGATTGATAAATCTATCACTGGGTTGCGATATAAATCTAATAAATATGGTCCAACACCTTATAATTACGATCTTATTCTTACATATCTCAAGAAAAAAGGTGTGGTTTCAGAACATCCAGATAAAGAATACTGTCTAAATTACTGTGAAAATTATAAATCAATTAAAAATCTTTCAAAAGAAGAAGACATGATAATAGACTTAGTTTTAAAAGAATACGGTAATTTAAGTTCGAAAAAATTGTCAGAATTAACTCATAAAGAAAAGTGCTGGAAAGAGACTGAAAGAGGAAAAATTATAAGGTTTAAACAAGATATGATTCACAAAAAAATTAGTGTAAGGTATTAA